Proteins encoded together in one Benincasa hispida cultivar B227 chromosome 1, ASM972705v1, whole genome shotgun sequence window:
- the LOC120075229 gene encoding tubby-like F-box protein 3, giving the protein MSLKSIIQEMRSRSRRVVQDGSTPELGDALAQSCWAYMPQELLREVLVRIESSENAWPPRKTVVACAGVCRSWRRITKEIVKTPEVSARLTFPISVKQPGPRDLLLHCFIKRNRSAQTYCLYLSLTSALADDGKFLLAARKCRRATCTDYIISLHADDMSKASGTFVGKLRSNFLGTKFTIFDGQPPHAGAKISKSRSSRLVGLKQVSPRVPAGNYPVAHISYELNVLGSRGPRRMHCVMDAIPASAIEPGGVAPIQTEFSPSRIDFLPSLRFSWSKSNHTDNQPSGSSTNQKDGVLVLRNKAPRWHEQLQCWCLNFHGRVTIASVKNFQLVASPENGLAGPEHEKIILQFGKVGKDIFTMDYRYPISAFQAFAICLSSFDTKIACE; this is encoded by the exons ATGTCTTTGAAGAGTATAATTCAGGAAATGAGATCCAGGTCCCGCCGCGTCGTTCAGGATGGATCCACGCCCGAACTCGGCGACGCTTTGGCCCAGAGCTGTTGGGCTTACATGCCTCAGGAGTTGTTGAGAGAGGTTTTGGTTAGAATCGAGAGCTCTGAGAATGCTTGGCCTCCGCGGAAGACCGTAGTGGCTTGCGCTGGAGTTTGCCGGAGTTGGAGACGGATTACTAAGGAGATTGTTAAAACTCCTGAGGTTTCCGCCAGATTGACGTTTCCTATTTCCGTCAAGCAG CCTGGTCCAAGGGATTTGCTTCTTCATTGCTTCATAAAACGGAATCGATCCGCACAAACTTATTGCCTTTACCTTAGTTTGACTAGTG CACTTGCTGACGATGGAAAGTTTCTTCTTGCTGCCCGTAAGTGTCGACGGGCCACCTGCACTGATTATATAATATCTCTGCATGCTGATGACATGTCCAAGGCAAGTGGCACCTTTGTTGGAAAATTAAG atcTAATTTTTTAGGAACAAAGTTCACAATCTTTGATGGACAGCCACCTCATGCGGGAGCCAAGATTTCAAAAAGTCGTTCCTCTAGGCTTGTGGGCCTGAAACAAGTGTCGCCTAGAGTTCCTGCCGGCAACTACCCTGTGGCTCACATCTCATATGAGTTGAACGTCTTGGGTTCAAG GGGTCCAAGGAGAATGCACTGTGTAATGGATGCTATTCCTGCCTCTGCAATCGAGCCAGGAGGGGTGGCTCCAATACAGACTGAATTCTCGCCGAGTCGTATAGACTTTCTTCCATCATTGAGATTTTCCTGGTCAAAGTCGAATCACACGGACAATCAACCATCGGGATCTTCAACTAATCAGAAAGATGGAGTTCTAGTGCTTAGGAACAAGGCGCCTCGGTGGCACGAACAGCTCCAATGTTGGTGTTTGAACTTCCATGGGCGAGTGACAATTGCTTCAGTGAAAAACTTTCAGTTAGTTGCTTCACCTGAAAATGGACTTGCCGGACCTGAACACGAGAAGATCATCcttcaatttggaaaagtaggAAAGGATATATTTACGATGGACTACAGATATCCAATCTCAGCGTTTCAAGCTTTTGCCATCTGCCTCAGTAGCTTTGACACAAAGATCGCCTGTGAATGA
- the LOC120075218 gene encoding probable serine/threonine-protein kinase At1g54610 — protein MGCVFGREVSENPVQKEEEEEEEGGRRQKAEEEIRVSVKPEVTQVQPNNNNARNGGTRKEVEDDRGSRQRSERRRRPNPRSSNPPKHVHGEQVAAGWPSWLSAVAGEAINGWIPRRADSFEKLDKIGQGTYSNVYKARDTLTGKIVALKKVRFDNLEPESVRFMAREILILRRLDHPNVVKLEGLVTSRMSCSLYLVFEYMEHDLAGLAASPTIKFTEPQVKCYMNQLLSGLEHCHNRYVLHRDIKGSNLLIGNDGILKIADFGLASVFDPNHKQPMTSRVVTLWYRPPELLLGATDYGVGVDLWSAGCILAELLAGKPIMPGRTEVEQLHKIFKLCGSPTEEYWKKSRLPHATIFKPQHSYKRCITETFKDFPPSSLPLIETLLAIDPAERLTATAALHSEFFTTKPYACEPSSLPKYPPSKEMDAKLRDEEARRLRAAGRSNVEGVKKSRARDRAVRAIPAPEANAELQANLDRRRLITHANAKSKSEKFPPPHQDGALGYPLGSSHHIDPIYDPPDVPFSTMNFSYPKANIHTWSGPLMDPAAVGAPRRKKHTAGDGHSSKSSKDLRKDKNSVRI, from the exons ATGGGGTGTGTTTTTGGGCGAGAGGTATCTGAGAATCCCGTCCAGaaagaggaggaggaggaggaggaggggGGGAGGAGACAGAAGGCGGAGGAGGAAATTAGGGTTTCTGTGAAACCGGAGGTTACTCAGGTTCagcctaataataataatgctcGCAATGGGGGAACTAGGAAGGAGGTTGAAGATGATAGAGGTTCAAGGCAGAGAAGTGAGCGGCGGCGAAGGCCAAATCCGAGATCGAGTAATCCGCCGAAACATGTGCATGGCGAGCAAGTCGCCGCCGGATGGCCTTCTTGGCTCTCCGCTGTCGCCGGTGAGGCTATCAATGGATGGATTCCTCGCCGTGCTGACTCTTTCGAGAAGCTTGATAAA ATTGGGCAAGGGACGTATAGTAATGTGTACAAAGCAAGGGACACATTGACAGGGAAGATTGTGGCTCTAAAGAAGGTTCGTTTCGACAATTTGGAGCCTGAGAGTGTAAGATTTATGGCTCGAGAAATTCTCATCCTGCGACGTCTGGATCATCCCAATGTTGTAAAACTCGAAGGTTTGGTGACATCCCGGATGTCGTGTAGTTTATATCTTGTATTTGAATACATGGAGCACGATTTGGCTGGACTTGCTGCGAGCCCCACAATCAAGTTTACAGAACCGCAG GTTAAATGTTACATGAACCAATTGTTAtcagggcttgaacattgtCACAACCGTTATGTGCTGCATCGTGATATAAAGGGATCGAATCTTCTGATTGGTAACGATGGGATCCTTAAGATAGCTGATTTTGGATTGGCTTCCGTCTTTGATCCCAACCACAAGCAGCCAATGACAAGTAGGGTGGTTACTCTATGGTATCGACCTCCTGAACTTCTTCTTGGAGCTACTGATTATGGTGTTGGTGTAGACCTTTGGAGTGCTGGCTGCATTTTAGCAGAGCTGTTAGCTGGAAAGCCTATCATGCCCGGTCGCACGGAG GTCGAGCAGCTACATAAGATATTCAAGTTATGTGGCTCTCCTACAGAGGAATACTGGAAAAAGTCAAGGTTGCCACATGCAACCATATTCAAGCCTCAACATTCATACAAGAGATGCATAACAGAGACATTTAAAGACTTCCCACCATCTTCTCTGCCACTAATCGAGACACTTCTTGCAATCGACCCAGCTGAACGCTTGACCGCCACTGCTGCTTTACATAGTGAA TTTTTCACTACCAAGCCATATGCTTGTGAGCCTTCCAGCCTCCCCAAGTATCCTCCAAGCAAGGAAATGGATGCAAAACTCCGGGATGAAGAAGCAAGAAG GCTAAGAGCTGCTGGCAGAAGCAATGTAGAAGGGGTGAAGAAATCACGAGCACGTGATCGAGCTGTTCGTGCAATTCCTGCTCCAGAAGCCAATGCTGAGCTTCAAGCCAATCTCGAT AGGCGGCGTCTCATAACACACGCAAATGCGAAGAGCAAGAGTGAAAAATTTCCTCCTCCACATCAAGATGGAGCACTTGGCTACCCTCTAGGATCTTCGCATCACATTGATCCAATCTACGATCCCCCCGACGTTCCATTTAGCACAATGAATTTCTCATATCCAAAAGCAAACATTCACACATGGTCTGGTCCTTTGATGGATCCAGCTGCTGTTGGTGCTCCTAGGAGGAAAAAACACACAGCAGGCGACGGGCATTCATCAAAATCATCTAAAGACTTACGAAAAGATAAAAATTCTGTTCGGATCTAG
- the LOC120069854 gene encoding divinyl chlorophyllide a 8-vinyl-reductase, chloroplastic yields MSLCSSAGAGFNLLSPANTTNSTRFSSHFVYQIPVSSFSLSFQSSSLRLSDTPKFSRERRNTIVASSTPVVESTQSSFRAKNPKDINILVVGSTGYIGNFVVKELVSRGFNVIAIAREKSGIRGRNSKEQTSNQLKGANICFSDVAHLDVLEKSLGDLDVPIDVVVSCLASRTGGIKDSWKIDYEATKNSLVAGRNRGASHFVLLSAICVQKPLLEFQRAKLKFEAELMEAAKEESGFTYSIVRPTAFFKSLGGQVELVKDGKPYVMFGDGKLCACKPISEQDLASFIADCVLSEDKINQVLPIGGPGKALTPLEQGEILFRLLGKEPYFLKVPIGIMDFAIGVLDFLVKFFPAMEDAAEYGKIGRYYAAESMLLLDPETGEYSAEKTPSYGKDTLEDFFERVLREGMAGQELGEQTIF; encoded by the coding sequence ATGTCCCTTTGCTCCTCCGCCGGCGCCGGATTCAACCTTCTTTCACCGGCCAATACAACCAACTCAACCCGCTTTTCTTCTCATTTCGTCTATCAGATTCCGGTGAGTTCATTCTCTCTGTcttttcaatcttcttctttacGTTTATCAGACACCCCCAAGTTCAGTAGGGAAAGACGAAACACCATTGTAGCTTCTTCGACCCCAGTTGTTGAATCTACTCAATCTTCGTTTAGAGCCAAAAACCCTAAAGATATTAACATTTTGGTGGTGGGTTCTACTGGGTATATTGGGAATTTTGTGGTTAAGGAGCTGGTTAGTAGAGGGTTCAATGTCATTGCCATTGCTAGGGAAAAGAGTGGAATTAGAGGTAGAAACAGTAAGGAACAAACATCTAATCAGTTGAAAGGAGCCAATATTTGTTTTTCAGATGTGGCTCATTTGGATGTTTTGGAGAAATCTTTAGGGGATTTGGATGTTCCTATCGATGTTGTGGTTTCTTGCCTTGCTAGCCGAACTGGTGGCATAAAGGATTCTTGGAAGATTGATTATGAGGCCACAAAGAACAGTTTGGTGGCTGGAAGAAATCGTGGGGCTTCTCATTTTGTGTTGCTTTCTGCAATTTGTGTGCAGAAGCCCCTTCTTGAATTCCAGCGTGCTAAGCTTAAATTTGAGGCTGAGCTAATGGAAGCAGCTAAAGAAGAAAGTGGATTTACATACAGCATTGTGAGACCAACTGCTTTCTTTAAGAGCTTAGGAGGTCAAGTTGAGTTGGTGAAAGATGGTAAGCCATATGTGATGTTTGGGGATGGGAAGTTGTGTGCCTGCAAGCCAATCAGTGAGCAGGATTTAGCTTCTTTTATTGCTGATTGTGTGTTGAGTGAAGATAAAATCAATCAGGTTTTGCCCATTGGTGGCCCTGGGAAGGCGTTGACTCCATTAGAACAAGGCGAGATCTTGTTTAGGCTGTTGGGGAAAGAACCATACTTCTTGAAAGTACCGATTGGGATTATGGATTTTGCCATTGGAGTTCTTGATTTCCTTGTCAAGTTCTTTCCTGCAATGGAAGATGCTGCTGAGTATGGGAAAATTGGAAGATACTATGCAGCTGAGAGTATGTTGCTTTTAGATCCTGAAACTGGAGAGTACAGTGCAGAAAAAACACCAAGTTATGGTAAGGACACATTGGAAGACTTCTTTGAAAGGGTCCTCAGGGAAGGGATGGCTGGTCAAGAATTAGGTGAACAGACGATTTTTTGA